In Paracholeplasma morum, the genomic window TCCACCATTCGTTACAAATGATAAACTGAAATTCTTAGGAGTCCATTTGGCATATAGATTTACATTGTTTGCAGGCATGGATGTAAATACATATGCTGTAGTTAGAAGTTCATCTGCATACCAGCCACCAAAATCATAACCAGCTTTGGTTGGGTCAGTTGGTTCTGTAATCACTGAAGCGTATGCATGAGTAGTGACATCTATCGCTGTACCACCATTAACGTTATATGTTATTGTGTAGTCATTTACTGTCCATTTAGCGTATAGAACCAAATCGTTGTTTGGCATTTTAGAGAATGTATACGCAGTTTCTAACAAAGCATCTATATACCATCCTTGGAATGTATGCCCTGTCTTAGTCGGAGCGGTTGGCGCCACTATGTTTTCATCGGCCTCATATGTAAGTGTAGCAATCTCACTACCTCCATTTGTATTAAAGGTGATTGTATGACTTGATGCAAGCGGTAACCATTTAGCATATAAAGTAAGGCCACCAGTATTACTTAACAAGTCTGCGATTGAGAAAGGTTTGCTCAATAATTCATCTGTAAACCAACCACCAAATTCAAACCCTGTTCTAGTTGGTTCAGGCAATGTGATGTTTGAGTCGGTTGTTTTAATGGTTTGTTCGGCAATATCGTTGCCTCCATTAGAAACGAACGTGACTTTAATGGTTTTATCTCCTGTACAAGCAGACAAAAAACCTAGTAATAGAACGACAATTACTAAAAATCTCTTTCGCATATAAAAGTCTCCCCCTTTTTAAATGCTTTCGGACAGAAACTAGCTCCATCTAGTTCTCTTCTTAACTTCAATATATCTCATATAAACTGTATATACAACAGAATTTCCAATATATTAAATGTATTTCACTGTTTTAGGCTATTTTTAGTCTGTTTTATTCAAAAAACTACCATTTTTTCTACTTTACTAAGAAAAAAACCGGCTGTCTATAGACAATCGGTCATTACTTATGATGTTTTTTAGTTTTTTCTTCATACATTTTTTTATCTGCTTCATGAATTAGTTCTTCAAGTAACTTACCTTCTTGTGGGTATTTAGAATAACCTAAACTTGCCCCCATATTGATGGTATTCCCGTCGAGTTCTTTAAATCCTTCAATGGCTTTTCGTGTTCGATTTATTTTCTCAATGACGTCTTTTTCTGTACTGTCACTTCTTAAAAGAACGATAAACTCGTCCCCACCTAATCTTGCAACAAAGTGATTATTGAACACGGTTTTAAGAATTCTCGCAACCTCAATTAATACTAGATCTCCAAAGTCATGACCATAGGTATCATTAACTGGTTTGAATCTATCTAAATCCATAAACACTAGGGTAAATCCCTTCTTGGTTTTTAAGAACTCCATAACAAGTTCATTAAAGTGATTATTAAGCTGATGTCTATTCAACAATCCTGTTAATGAGTCATGTGTAGCAAAATAAGTGAGTTCTTCTTTTGCTTTGTAAAGCTCTGTTACATCACTCACTAGAGAAATAATTGTTTTTTCTCCTAATAAAGCCATTTCACTGGATGAGAAGATGACATCAATTACTTTGCCTGACTTAGTGTTTAGTTTGACTTCCAGTGGTGCTACTTTTTCACGACTGAAAAGTTTTCTATAAGTTTCCGCTCTGTAACTTTCAGACTCCCATATACCTAACTCTACACTGGTTCTTCCAACAGCTTCTTCTTTTGTAAATCCCGTAATTAGTTCAAATGATTTATTAACATCTAGAATTAACCCATCATCATATTTAGAGATGATCATTACGGTTGGTGACTCATAAAATGCACTTTCAAACTTGACCTCTTCAACTAAAATTTCTGCTTGAGCACGATTGTGAATGAGAACCAAAAGTGAAATAGGCAATAGTGTCATATAAACGATAATAGCAATCCCACTCACCGTACCATTTAACTGGTTATCAAATAGGTCTTTGAATACGATTCCAAACGAAACTAAATAAATGAGTCTCACAATGTTCACTGCAATAAAAGACAATGAGACTGCCATTAAAAACCTTGTCGTTTTGACGTAGTATGCAGGCATCTTGTATAAAATCATGTAACTCAAGTATCCGAAGAAATAGATGCTAACTAATGAAATAATCACAAACCTCATTTGTAAGGAAGGGTATACGTATAGGAAATATAGAAATGTCAATATCATTATAAAGACAATAATCCCATGCTGAGCTTTTCGATTAGGGATAATCATAAACCTACAAAACCCTCTAATTAACAAGACATAACTCGAAAAAATAAGCATGTTAGAAATGAATATGGTTAAAAACTCATTTGAGTCCGTTCGATATATCGTCAAATTAACCCCAATAGCCTGAATAAACAAACTCAAAATCCATTCGAATAATCCCTTATAACGATATTTATTGATGTACCACACTTCAATGAGTGCAATCGCAAAAATAAAAGCGACAACACTACCACCGAGATAAAGCGTTCTAACATCTAATTGCATAAGAACACCCTCTTTCACTATTATCATATCAAATCTTTACCGTTTCTACATAATCTATTGATTATTATTTGCCTAAAACATATCAAATTTTGCCGTGTATATCAAATCCAAACGTATTAATTATCAAGCATTATAACTCTATGTAGTTACTATTCTTATAAAATCTGATTTAGAGGATATTTTCTATCAAAAAAATCCAGTGCTTGTGTTATAATACACTCATGAAAGGAGTAGATTTAACGTAATTAGATTGGTCGTTAAATCCGTATAAATATGTCAAATATACTATCATTATTCACGAACAATATTTGGAATGCAGCATTAACAATCGCTG contains:
- a CDS encoding sensor domain-containing diguanylate cyclase, whose amino-acid sequence is MQLDVRTLYLGGSVVAFIFAIALIEVWYINKYRYKGLFEWILSLFIQAIGVNLTIYRTDSNEFLTIFISNMLIFSSYVLLIRGFCRFMIIPNRKAQHGIIVFIMILTFLYFLYVYPSLQMRFVIISLVSIYFFGYLSYMILYKMPAYYVKTTRFLMAVSLSFIAVNIVRLIYLVSFGIVFKDLFDNQLNGTVSGIAIIVYMTLLPISLLVLIHNRAQAEILVEEVKFESAFYESPTVMIISKYDDGLILDVNKSFELITGFTKEEAVGRTSVELGIWESESYRAETYRKLFSREKVAPLEVKLNTKSGKVIDVIFSSSEMALLGEKTIISLVSDVTELYKAKEELTYFATHDSLTGLLNRHQLNNHFNELVMEFLKTKKGFTLVFMDLDRFKPVNDTYGHDFGDLVLIEVARILKTVFNNHFVARLGGDEFIVLLRSDSTEKDVIEKINRTRKAIEGFKELDGNTINMGASLGYSKYPQEGKLLEELIHEADKKMYEEKTKKHHK